DNA from Leptotrichia wadei:
ATTTCTAAAAGATGCAAGTTAACGGTAAATGAAACTTGTGAACTTATAGAACGTCTTTTAGAGAACAATACAAATATAAAATTTTTAAAAAACGAGGTTACAAAATGAAATACACTTTATACAAAGACGACAAGTTTATTATGCAGAGAAAACATTTTTATCCCATAAAATGTATCTTATAAAATCTTTGTGAATAAAAAATATTTATATATCATATACTGATTTAATGGATATGGCTAAGAAAAATAATTACAAAATGGAGAGAGATGAAATTTGGAGCATTGAAAATAGTAAACGAAAACAGTCAAAAAGCAAGAGAAGAAATTGAAGCAAAGAAATTTAAAAACAGAATCAAAAAGCTATTTAACAAAAAACAGCCAAAGCGACTAATTTTAAATCCAGACTGGAAATAAATTGATGTTTTATCAAGCTCATTGTAAATATTGCAGTGGGTTTGGATAAGATATTAATAAAAAAAAATAGGAGGAAACAGAATGAGAAAAGAATTAAAAAAAATAGAAAAATTTGTAAAACAAAATTGCGGAAATTTCGCATACGATGAAGAAATAGGAACAAAAGAAATAAAGGAGTTAAAAGGGCTGACAATAATCTCAGAATATCGTGGATGGGATCAGAAATATGGAGAACCTGCATTTGAAACAAAAATTTTTAATAAAGCAGGAATAGAGTTAGCGTATAAAGAATTCTTGCCAGTATTCTCCTATGAGGAGTTTGTTGGAAACGATGATTGGTACATATTTTAAAACAGAAGACAGGTGCTAAAGTCTATAAAACACAAATAAAATCAACAATGTTGATTTAATCGCGCCATCTATGTCACTGCATATTTTTGCACAAGGCATAGCTACTAGAATATGCAGAAATGTCATAATGAGTCTTCTTTTCTAATATTTATTTAATTTTTAACTGTATAGATGGCACGATTAAATTAATACAATATTCTTAATCAGTATCAAAAAAAGCATTTCTGAGCAACAAAAGAGCTTATCTAAGAGCATTTAAAGCAGATCGAATATTACTGATTAGGACATTGTAAATATAAAAAATAAGGAGATAATAAAATGCAAAATTTTAGAAAATTGCCTGCGATGAAAAAGAAAATTGCAGGTGCAAGTAACAAATTAGGAAAAATGAATGAAATGATAGAGAAAATTAAAAACGACAGCGAAATTGATGAAAATATAAAAAAATTGATGGAGCAAAACTTAAGATACTACGTTCAAAAGAATACGGTATCGATGCAGGGTTTAAAAGTAGGAGGTGGAAATGACGTCAGAAAAAAATTTGATAAAATCAATAATTTTAATTGTAGCAACTGCTCTAATGCAGATCGCAACAATTGAAGCCAAAGGGCATTGGATAATTGGAGGCAATGTGGCTTTTCCATTTTAGTGGTCATGCTGCTGTGGTGGTGTCCTAGAGCAGTAAAGGAATTTATGGGGTCTTGTAAATAGGGGCAATTTAAGAGAACAGGAGGATGTGTTTTGGGAGTACTAAAAAAAGCAAAAAGAAAAAAATTAGAAAGGAAATTATAGAGAAAGCTGTCACTACAAAGGAAATTTTTAAAGATGAAAACAGGAAATCAAAAATAATGATTATGATGTCTCTGTCGAACTTATGCAAAAGTTACAGAAATTATTTCAAGATTCCAAAATAACTGACAAAATCTTGAAAGTGGTGACACCAAAATAGAAAAGATAACAGAGGAACAAACACTTTGGTGCACTTTCAGTCTTGAAGATATTATACAAAGAAGCTTCAGAGCTTTGACAAGACTGATTAATGAATTTGAATTTGAAGATTTACATAATCCTGAGCAGACTGTTATCAAAGATTTTAAGAACGAATTTATCATTGTACATTTCAGAAAGATGTTTGAGCAAGAACTCATGGAAATAAAATCTAAGTTTAAGATATATTCAAAACTAGATACAATACGACTGAAACTGCTTTACATCAAATGTTTATAATCTTTGCTTATTACAAGATCTTTAAAAGAGAAGTCGAACAAAGAAAGTTTAGCAAGATAACTGGAATGTACTTAAAACATTAATCACAAAACGAACAGAAAATTTAAGGAAATAGAGGAAGTTATCAAAGAAAATGAAAAAACAGACTTTGAAAAAGATATGCTGGAACTTCTAAAGTTTGAGGAAGCGGGATTCAAGATAAAATGGGCTGGTTATAGCAGGAAACAGGCATTGAAACTTAGGAGCAGGGCATAGATAAAAGAAATGGAGAAGAAAGTGAACTATAAAGCAATAAGTTATAAAAACGAAGAAGAATGGCTAAGCATAAGAAAAAAGGATTGGTGGAAGCGATGCAGGAGCGATAATGGGAAAGAATAAATATAGAAATATTATTGATGTTTGGAAAGATAAAACTGGAAGAATACAAAATAATTTCGCAAGCCCTGCAGCTCAAAGAGGTAAGAACCTGAAAAATATATTTAATTCCTACAAAGAAGACAATCTCGATAAAAAAATATTAGAAGTCAATAAAATGTACATCCATCCAAAATATGACTTCATACGGGCTAATTTAGATGGAGAAATTGTTTATCAGGATAAAAAAGGATACTTGAAATAAAGACAACTACAATAAATAAGTGGAATAAATATGTTGAGGAATGGCAGAACAATATTCCTGAAACTATTTATATCAAATTTTACATTACTTTTGGTGACTGGCTATGAATACGCCGTATTAGTTGCTGAAATAAAATTTGAATGTTTTAAAAACGAAGATACAACACCGTTTGATCTGGATAAAAGGTTGCAGACAATTGTAATCAATAGGTCAGATTGGGAAGATGAGATACAGGAACTTTTAAATAAAGAAATTGAATTTTGGGAATGTGTCAAAACGATACAGAACCAAGAATGATAAAAGTTATGGAGGTTAAAATGGAAAAATAATTGAAACATCATTAGTTGCATTACCTAAAATGGAGTTTGTTTTGACAGTGAAAAATAACCCCAGCCAAAATTGATAAAGATATGATTGATTTTGAAAAGGCTGAACAAAAGTTGAAGAAATAGAAAAACTTTATAATATTGTATTTACGGATGTAAAATCAAGAAATATAGAGAAGAAGTAGCGAGCACAAAATCAAGTGCTGAAAAATTTAAAAAGGATTTGATGGATTATTTAACAGCTGACACAAAAGAAATCAATCAAAAACTTATTAATTTAATCAAGAGAGTTGATGCAGTCAGAAAATATTTACATGACAAAGAAAAAGAATTAGATAACGCTAAAAGAGAAAAAATAAAATCAATAAAAGAATTTGTATTTAAATATAGACCAGAGTACTTAGTTTATTTAGTAGAAAATAAAAAATAAAACAAAACATTTAAAGAGGATGATATTGAAACTGAAATGCAGCGACAATACGATGAATTAATCAGAAAAGAAGATTTTATAAAACAGGAAATTGAAAAAGCAAATAAAGAAATTAAATTCAAAATTGTATTTGAAAGCATGAAATATTTAATTCAAGAAGACTATACAGTCATTTCTAAAGCGATAAATGATAAAATGAATGAAATTAAGCAAACTGAAGAAAATTTAAGAATAAGAGCAGAAGAAGAAAAACAAAGAGAAATCGCTGAACTTGAAAGAAAAAGAGAAATTGAAAAGCAAGAAGCAATTGCTAGAGCTCTTCAAGAAAAAGAGCAAAAAGAAACAGATAATACTCAAAAAAAGGATACTTACATTTGCATAAAAGTTAACGGGCTTTCTAAAGAGATAGCGTTAGAATTAAAACGATTTTTAGATAAAAATAACATAAAATATTTTAAGGAGATGAAATAAAATGGCAGGAACTTTAACAAATCCTAAAAAACAAACAAAAGGGATAGTAGGTGCAGCTACACTAAAATCAATGATAAATGATGAAAGAACAAAAATAAATTCAAAGAATTACTAGGAAACAAGGCAGCTGGATTCTAACTTCACTGCTGAATACTACAAATGGAAATAAACAATTACAGGAAGCAGAGCCACAAAGCGTTTTGAAGGCTGGAGCAATAGCTGCAACATTGGATTTACCAATTGATCCAAATTTAGGTTTCGCCTATGTTGTGCCTTACAAAAGAAAATACAAAGATAATCGCGGCAACTGGCAAGAAAAGAACGAGGCACAATTTCAATTGGGCTACAAAGGATTTATACAGCTTGCAATTAGAACTGGACAATATAAAAAATTAATGTTACAGAACTTTACGAAGGACAGTTTGAAAGCTATGATCCAATTACTGATGAGCTTAAATATAATCTTGATGGAAAAATAAGCGATGAAGTAACTCATTATATTGCATATTTTCAAACCACAAATGGATTCGAGAAATACAATGTAATGAGCAAGGAAGAAGTAAGAGAACATGCTAAGAAATTCAGTAAAACATTTCTTAAAAGTTCTTCAAGTTGGCAAACAAATTTTGACAGTATGGCAAAGAAAACTGTATTAAAATTATTGTTGAGTAAATTTGAATTCTAAGCATTGAAATGCAGACAGCACAGAAAGTAGATCAGGCTGTTATAAAAGAAGTCGAGCCAAACGGAAACGTGGAAGTTGAATATGTAGACAGTCCTGACAATGCAAGCGATATTGTCGAAGAGGAAACAGCAGATAACGATACTCAAAGTGATAATGAAATAGTTGAGAATTTTAATTCAGAAGATTTGTTTTAAAAAAAGCAAGGGTTAATTGAGGGCACTTTATAACAAAACAGGAGGAAAACAAGTGAGTAAATACAAGGTAGGATTTTATGTAAACAGCAGAGCAAATATCTATTCTACGAATGCCGAAGTTATTGATTTAGTTGAAGACTGAAAAGGATGGATCAATGATAAAATATGCTGAGATACACAAAATCAAAATTGAAAATGAAACAAGATATGTAGCAAAAATGTATGTCACTTATAGAGACGAAATGATAGATAGTTTTAGCAGCAGTTATTTAGAAAAAGTTGTTGAATATTTAATAAGCAAAGAATACGTTATATCAAATTACTTTGATATGACAGAAATGGAGGGATAACAAAAAAATGAAATTACTGTTAAATGTGGAAGAAGCTTGCTCTTTTCTTCAAATGAACGAAAGAACTTTGAAAAGTGGATTGATTAGCGGAACTTTAGATATAGGAAGTGCAATAATTACAAAAGTTATAAATAATAAACCTAGATATAAGTACCACATCCCTATAAAAGAGCTGAAAATATATGGAATAAGCTATGAGGATTTTTTAGAGACAGGGTAGCGGTATGAAAATGAGAAATCCGAACGGTTATGGTTCTGTAATTAGATTAAGAGGCAAAAGAAGAAAACCTTTTGCTGTAAGGGTTACAACTCATTGGGATAAGACTGGTAAACAACAATATAAATATATAGGTTATTATAAAACTCAAAAAGAAGCTAATCAACAATTATTTTATTATAATGAACATCCGTATAATGTAGATGTTCAAAGTCTCACATTTTCGGAAGTTTACGAAAAATGGAAAACAGAAAAATTTGATACAATTGGTCGTTCATCACAATTAGGATATATTGCTGCATTTAAGAACTCTAAAATTTTACACCAATTACGATTTGTAAATTTAAAATCTTCTGATTTGCAAGAAGTTTTTTCCAGCACTAAAATCAAATATGGTTCGAAGAAAAAAATTAAGATTCTTTTTAATCAGCTATACGCTTATGCTATGAAAAATGATATCATCTCAAAAGATTATAGCAAATATATAGATATCGGAAAAATACGGAAGAAAACACAAGAAAGCCTTTTACAAATAAAGAGATTGAAAGATTGTGGGATTTGCTGGATGAAAATGACTGGATTGACACTATTCTAATTCTTATTTATACAGGATTTAGAATTGGAGAATTGCTGGAAATTTAAAAATAGTGATATTGATTTGAAAGATAGAATCATTAAAGGTGGACTGAAAACAGAAGCTGGTAAAGATAGACTAGTTCCTATCCATTCTAAAATACTAAAACTTGTTGAAAATAGGATGAATACCAAAAACGAATACTTGATTGTAAACTTCAAAGGCAAACAAATGAAATATGATAATTATTACAAAGAAAAATTTAAACCTATTATGGAAGAACTTGGAATGAATCATAAGCCACACGATACTAGACATACATTTGCAACATTACTAAGTAATGCAGACGCAAATAAAACATCAGTTAAGAAATTAATAGGACACAACAGTTATACAACAACTGAAAAATTTTATACTCACAAGGACATTGAAGAGCCAAGCGGTGGAAAAGATATAGTATTTTGTATATTGCTTGTATATTGTGTGTATATTGTAAGCATACATTTCTATACTTTTCCATACTTTTTCCAAATAAAAAACCCTGAAAACCAATGTTTCCAAGGGTATATAAAATAATACAATTATCTTTTGAGAATTTTTAACAGTATTCAAATACCTATAAAATCAATATTTCTTGTTTAATTTGTATATGCTATATTGTAATTTTAACTAAAAAACTCTAACAATATTCTTCGTATTGCTAGAGTTATAAACATATTTACTACACTTTCATTTTATCACAGATAAATTGAAAAGGCAATGGAGTTAAAATGAAAAAAATCAAAGAAAAAGAAATTAAAAATTTAAATGAACTTAAAATAAAAGTTCTAAAAGAAATGGATCTTAAAGAGTTAAAAGAATTAAAAATTGAAATTGAAAATATAATAAAAGAAATTGAAGAAGAGCCTTAATTGGCTCTTGTTTTTTGGGTTGACATTTTAAGAAAATATGCTATAATTAAAACATAAATAAAACTGATAAATACTTTTAGTATATCGCCTTGTGATTCAGCAGCCGCTTAGAATTGCAAGGCATTTTTAATTATTGCTATCTGGATTATATAATTTTAGATGATTTCTTAATCCGTAGTTTATTGCTACAAAACATTTTTCATCTAATAAATATGAACCATCAATATTATAATTTAAAATATTTTCCTTATGTCCATTTTGTATTTGCACAATATTTATAATACCTAAATCATAATTTCTTAAAAAAATTCAAATAAAACTCTTTTTGCTTCTTATCTATTCTATTTTCTTTTAAAAAAATCTTTAATGATAAAAGCACTCTTATTGAATTTTTTATTTTATTGAATATATCCTCTATTTTCTATTATCATAAAATCCGGATAATTCATTTTGATTTCTTGATACAAATAATTGGAATAACCATATTCTTTATCCAACGTTTCATTAATTATAGGGATTTCTGGATTATTTTCAAAAACATATTTAAAGAATGCAACTACATCTCTTGGTCTGTATCTCGTTTTGTTTAATATATATTTAAAATTTCTATTTTCTTTTTTATTGTTTTTTAAATTTATTCTTTTTTTGTTACTTTCA
Protein-coding regions in this window:
- a CDS encoding YqaJ viral recombinase family protein, with amino-acid sequence MGKNKYRNIIDVWKDKTGRIQNNFASPAAQRGKNLKNIFNSYKEDNLDKKILEVNKMYIHPKYDFIRANLDGEIVYQDKKGYLK
- a CDS encoding tyrosine-type recombinase/integrase gives rise to the protein MENCWKFKNSDIDLKDRIIKGGLKTEAGKDRLVPIHSKILKLVENRMNTKNEYLIVNFKGKQMKYDNYYKEKFKPIMEELGMNHKPHDTRHTFATLLSNADANKTSVKKLIGHNSYTTTEKFYTHKDIEEPSGGKDIVFCILLVYCVYIVSIHFYTFPYFFQIKNPENQCFQGYIK